The following coding sequences lie in one Vitis vinifera cultivar Pinot Noir 40024 chromosome 19, ASM3070453v1 genomic window:
- the LOC104877641 gene encoding pentatricopeptide repeat-containing protein At5g66520: MAASFSPSSSPLNSQLLLKRTPARMPATVILLQMCHNFQEVRQIHAQFIVSGLLARPPNAGRLLDSYVSMSQIYYALLVFNRIPSPDVFAYNAMIRGLTLGNCPYDSLLLYNKLLLGGLTPDNYTYTFVLKVCSHLKAIFEGKQVHCQVIKAGVAPDTHIHTSLIHMYAKSDSLACAEGVLAECSQENVLAINSMISGYMSQGHVEKARAMFDKMGAKDAATWSGMITGYTKNGMHEEALVMFREMMMVSNSGVQPNESALVSSLSATACLGALDQGRWIHAYIRRIGAKISITLGTGLVDMYAKCGSIHCSYKLFREMQQRDVVTWGVMMSGFAMHGQARKCFQLFDEMVAGGTRPNEVIFVAILSACSHAGYLELGHHYFNQMVTDFGIRPSVEHYGCMVDLLGRAGQLAEAEELIISMPEEPTAVIWGALLSACRIHKDLRRGRRAFRQLMQLEPLRGDRYKLAGQMFSSAGEKEEADNVTRFIKENELETTRGSSFIEINGVVHEFVVGDADHHKAREMYRMWEGIN, encoded by the coding sequence ATGGCTGCTTCTTTCAGCCCTTCATCATCCCCCCTCAACTCACAGCTCTTGTTAAAGAGAACACCTGCTCGTATGCCGGCCACTGTCATCTTGCTTCAGATGTGCCACAACTTCCAAGAAGTCAGACAAATACATGCCCAATTCATCGTCTCAGGTCTCCTTGCCCGCCCTCCTAATGCCGGGAGGCTCCTGGACTCCTACGTTTCAATGTCCCAAATCTACTATGCCTTGCTGGTATTCAACAGGATCCCTTCCCCTGATGTTTTTGCTTACAATGCCATGATCAGAGGCCTAACGTTGGGTAACTGCCCCTATGATTCCCTCCTGCTGTATAATAAGTTGTTGTTAGGCGGCCTAACCCCAGACAACTACACTTACACCTTTGTCCTCAAAGTCTGTTCTCATTTGAAAGCCATCTTTGAGGGTAAACAAGTGCATTGCCAGGTAATTAAGGCTGGGGTAGCTCCGGATACTCACATTCATACCTCATTAATACATATGTATGCGAAGTCCGATAGTCTGGCTTGTGCAGAAGGCGTTCTCGCAGAATGCTCTCAAGAGAATGTGCTTGCAATTAACTCAATGATTTCAGGGTACATGAGTCAAGGTCATGTAGAAAAAGCTAGAGCAATGTTTGATAAGATGGGGGCGAAAGATGCTGCAACTTGGAGTGGGATGATCACAGGGTACACAAAGAACGGTATGCATGAAGAGGCATTGGTTATGTTTCGAGAAATGATGATGGTTTCGAATTCTGGAGTTCAACCAAATGAATCAGCACTTGTGAGCTCACTCTCTGCAACTGCCTGTTTAGGCGCATTGGATCAGGGAAGATGGATACATGCATATATTCGTAGAATTGGGGCTAAGATCAGCATCACTCTGGGTACAGGTCTTGTTGACATGTATGCCAAGTGTGGCAGCATCCATTGTAGCTACAAACTCTTCAGAGAAATGCAGCAAAGAGACGTGGTTACATGGGGTGTGATGATGTCTGGTTTTGCCATGCATGGGCAAGCCAGAAAATGTTTCCAACTGTTTGATGAGATGGTCGCAGGTGGAACTCGTCCCAATGAGGTCATTTTTGTGGCCATTTTATCTGCTTGCTCCCATGCTGGATACCTTGAATTGGGACATCATTATTTCAATCAAATGGTAACTGATTTTGGGATTAGACCATCGGTTGAGCATTACGGATGCATGGTGGACCTCCTTGGCCGTGCCGGTCAGCTGGCAGAGGCAGAGGAGCTCATCATATCCATGCCAGAAGAGCCCACAGCAGTCATATGGGGTGCATTACTTAGTGCTTGCAGAATCCATAAGGACTTGAGGAGAGGCAGACGTGCATTCAGGCAGCTAATGCAGCTAGAGCCATTGCGTGGCGACCGGTATAAGCTTGCAGGGCAAATGTTTTCTAGTGcaggagaaaaagaagaggcAGATAACGTAACAAGATTCATCAAGGAAAATGAATTGGAGACGACTCGTGGGTCAAGCTTCATTGAAATAAATGGTGTGGTTCATGAATTTGTGGTAGGGGATGCTGATCATCATAAGGCTAGAGAGATGTATAGAATGTGGGAGGGAATCAATTAA
- the LOC100254870 gene encoding actin-related protein 8, with translation MAALLRKVWESVSRSSKATSESSDRRVVVQSSTGAFSHIPFDVFMHILQFLEPREVAKLSLVCKYWKFLVSDNQLWLYLLQKEQNQPGSWDSLVFAETHLQMGYPLLTFNDQMPQLSFMHIFGRRAKAPGAIIIDGGSGYCKYGWSKYDTTTGMSATFLEFGNIETPIYSRLRHFLATIYSRMHVKPSAQPIVLSVPICHYDDNESAKASRRQLKETIHSVLFDMNVPAVCAINQATLALYAAKQTSGIVVNIGFHCTSIVPILHGKVMRKVGVEVVGMGGLKLTGFLRERMQQQNMNFESLYTVRSLKENLCYVAADYEAELSKDTRASFQVASEGWFTLSRERFQTGEILFQPRMAGVTMMGLHQAVAHCMDHCQSAAITADESWFKTVVLAGGSACLPGLAERLEKELHGLVCPSVANGIRVLPPPYGEKSAWFGAKIISNLSTFPGSWCMTKKQFRPKVRRNLMVTIFN, from the exons ATGGCTGCGCTGCTGAGAAAGGTTTGGGAATCGGTTTCGAGAAGTTCAAAGGCGACCTCTGAATCGTCTGATCGGCGCGTGGTGGTTCAGTCGTCGACGGGCGCATTCAGTCACATACCTTTCGATGTCTTCATGCATATTCTCCAGTTTCTCGAGCCCAGGGAAGTTGCGAAGTTGAGCCTTGTTTGCAAGTATTGGAAATTTCTCGTTTCCGATAATCAACTCTGGCTTTACTTGCTCCAGAAGGAACAGAACCAACCCGGTTCTTGGGATTCACTTGTTTTCGCCGAGACCCATTTGCAGATGGGCTACCCTCTTCT GACATTCAATGATCAGATGCCCCAGTTATCTTTCATGCATATTTTTGGCCGACGAGCAAAAGCCCCGGGCGCTATTATTATTGATG GTGGGTCTGGCTATTGCAAGTATGGATGGAGCAAATATGATACTACCACCGGGATGTCGGCAACATTTTTA GAATTTGGAAACATTGAAACGCCAATATACTCCAGGCTTAGACATTTTTTGGCAACGATTTATAGCAG AATGCACGTGAAGCCATCTGCACAACCAATTGTCTTATCTGTTCCAATCTGCCATTATGACG ATAATGAATCTGCTAAAGCATCTCGAAGGCAGCTAAAGGAAACCATTCATTCAGTCTTGTTTGATATGAACGTTCCTGCTGTTTGTGCCATCAACCAG GCAACCTTAGCTTTGTATGCAGCAAAGCAAACTTCAGGAATTGTTGTTAATATTGGTTTCCACTGCACATCTATTGTTCCAA TTTTACATGGAAAAGTGATGCGCAAGGTGGGTGTGGAAGTTGTGGGAATGGGAGGATTGAAACTCACTGGATTTCTCAGGGAGCGGATGCAGCAGCAAAATATGAACTTTGAGTCACTTTACACTGTTCGCTCACTGAAAGAG AATCTGTGTTATGTTGCTGCTGACTATGAAGCTGAGCTATCCAAAGATACACGGGCATCATTTCAAGTTGCATCAGAAGGTTGGTTTACTCTTTCGAGGGAGCGCTTTCAAACAGGAGAGATACTATTCCAGCCAAGAATGGCAGGAGT CACAATGATGGGTTTGCACCAGGCAGTAGCACATTGCATGGACCATTGCCAATCTGCTGCAATAACAGCTGATGAATCTTGGTTCAAGACTGTAGTCTTAGCAGGAGGAAGTGCATGTTTACCAGGACTAGCAG AAAGGTTAGAAAAGGAACTGCATGGACTTGTTTGCCCATCTGTAGCCAATGGCATTAGAGTCCTCCCTCCTCCTTATGGTGAAAAATCTGCATGGTTTGGGGCAAAGATTATCAGCAAT TTGAGCACCTTCCCTGGGAGTTGGTGTATGACAAAGAAGCAGTTCCGACCCAAGGTGAGACGCAACCTCATGGTGACAATATTTAACTAG